One window of the Cryptomeria japonica chromosome 7, Sugi_1.0, whole genome shotgun sequence genome contains the following:
- the LOC131051590 gene encoding serine acetyltransferase 5: MGMLHKEEEEIWEQLRREAAEEAEAEPLLAKYLNATILVHRTMESALAFHLANKLSTSMLPSPLFYNLLLDVFTQNPEIGHAIRADIRAVKTRDPACISYSHCMLGFKGFLGCQAHRVAHRLWSQGRFSVALVIQSRVSEVFGMDIHPAARIGEGVLFDHATGLVIGETAVIGDDVTILHHVTLGGTGKHGGDRHPKIGNGVLIGAGASILGNISIGEGAKIGAGAVVLIDVPPKTTAVENPARLIAGKHHPSILNACPCKSVDHMSFIPEWSDYVI; encoded by the coding sequence ATGGGAATGTTGCACAAGGAAGAGGAGGAGATATGGGAGCAGCTGCGGCGGGAGGCGGCGGAAGAGGCAGAGGCGGAGCCGCTCCTGGCAAAGTATCTGAACGCCACAATCCTCGTCCACAGGACAATGGAGAGCGCGTTGGCATTCCATCTGGCCAACAAGCTTTCGACCTCCATGCTGCCTAGCCCGCTGTTCTATAACCTACTGCTGGACGTCTTTACACAAAACCCCGAAATAGGCCACGCTATTCGAGCCGACATTCGCGCCGTCAAAACCAGAGACCCCGCCTGCATTTCCTACTCTCACTGCATGCTCGGCTTCAAGGGTTTTTTAGGCTGCCAGGCGCACCGCGTGGCGCATAGGCTGTGGTCTCAGGGTCGATTCTCGGTAGCCCTGGTTATCCAGAGCAGGGTTTCTGAAGTGTTCGGCATGGACATTCATCCTGCCGCTCGGATTGGCGAGGGCGTGCTCTTTGACCATGCGACGGGACTTGTTATCGGCGAGACCGCCGTCATTGGCGACGACGTCACCATTCTGCATCACGTTACCCTTGGCGGCACCGGCAAGCATGGCGGCGACAGGCATCCCAAAATTGGGAACGGGGTTTTGATTGGCGCGGGGGCTAGTATTCTGGGGAACATTAGTATTGGCGAAGGGGCTAAGATTGGAGCAGGGGCTGTGGTGCTCATTGACGTGCCGCCCAAGACTACTGCTGTTGAAAACCCTGCCAGATTAATTGCGGGAAAGCATCATCCTAGCATCTTGAATGCGTGTCCCTGTAAAAGTGTGGATCATATGTCTTTCATTCCTGAATGGTCAGATTATGTTATTTGA